From Scleropages formosus chromosome 9, fSclFor1.1, whole genome shotgun sequence, one genomic window encodes:
- the atpsckmt gene encoding protein N-lysine methyltransferase FAM173B: protein MTEVNGGAAVVREESFPPRPPMEGGGGKRRWGLVVTGVVGGSLVALYAVAVPFVTPALRRVCLPFVPATPAQVRNVLRAVRPSSGTLVDIGSGDGRIVIAAAKQGFRAVGIELNPWLVWYSRYRAWREGVHHSTTFYRSDLWKVNFSQYTNVVIFGVPQMMAQLEEKLQGELSSGAKVVACRFPFPTRRPDAVTGEGIDTVWVYHARSFGAPRTDTEPAALADLSSPEAAERVPQKTA from the exons ATGACAGAAGTGAATGGAGGAGCCGCAGTGGTCAGAGAAGAAAGTTTCCCACCGAGGCCCCCCATGGAGGGTGGTGGGGGTAAACGCCGCTGGGGGCTAGTGGTAACGGGCGTGGTGGGCGGGTCTCTGGTGGCGCTGTACGCCGTGGCCGTGCCCTTTGTGACACCTGCCTTGCGGAGGGTGTGTCTGCCGTTCGTGCCCGCCACTCCGGCGCAGGTCCGCAACGTGCTACGGGCTGTGCGGCCGAGCAGCGGGACGCTGGTGGACATCGGCAGCGGGGATGGCAGGATA GTAATAGCAGCCGCCAAGCAAGGCTTCCGTGCGGTCGGCATTGAGCTGAACCCTTGGCTGGTGTGGTATTCCAGATACAGAGCTTGGAGGGAGGGGGTTCATCACAGCACCACCTTCTACAGATCGGATTTATGGAAG GTAAATTTTTCTCAGTACACCAATGTTGTGATATTTGGAGTCCCTCAGATG ATGGcgcagctggaggagaagcttCAGGGAGAGCTATCAAGTGGCGCCAAGGTGGTGGCCTGCCGCTTCCCCTTCCCAACACGACGGCCCGATGCTGTGACTGGCGAGGGGATCGACACGGTGTGGGTGTATCACGCCAGGTCCTTCGGTGCGCCACGGACGGACACAGAGCCAGCTGCGTTGGCAGACTTGTCGAGTCCCGAAGCAGCAGAGAGAGTCCCGCAGAAAACTGCTTAA